AGCGGCGTGTTCGGCACGACCTCGCTCTTCGGACCGGAGATTCCCGTCGCGGGCATCTGCGGCGATCAGCAAAGCGCGCTCTTCGGCCAAGCCGCGTTCAATCCGAGCGAATGCAAGAACACCTACGGCACGGGCTGCTTCGTGCTCATGAATACCGGCACAAAACCCATTCGCTCCAAGCACGGCCTTATCACCACCATCGCCTGGGGACTCGACGGCAAGGTCGAATACGCCCTGGAAGGAAGCGTGTTCATCGGCGGAGCCGTCGTGCAATGGCTGCGCGATGAACTCAAAATCATTCGTTCCGCCGAAGAAAGCGAATCCGTCGCGGCGGAAATCCCCAACAACGGCGGCGTCTACATGGTGCCCGCCTTCGTGGGACTCGGCGCTCCCCACTGGAACATGCACGCCCGCGGCACTATCGTCGGGCTTACCCGCGGAGCCGGCCGTGCCCACATCGTGCGCGCTGCGCTGGAGTCAATTTCCTTCCAATCCGCCGACGTACTCCACAGCATGGAGCACGACGTCGGCGCTCAGATTCCCGTGCTGAAAGTGGACGGAGGCGCGGCCAAGAACAACCTGCTCATGCAGCACCAGGCAGACGTTTTAGGCATCCCGGTCGTGCGCGGAGAGACGATTGAAACGACCGCGCTCGGCGCAGCCTTCCTCGCGGGGCTCGGCGTCGGGGTGTGGAAAGGGAAAGACGAGCTACGCTCGACCTGGAAGCCGGAGCGGGAATTCGCGCCAAAGTGGAACGCTTTTGAACGCAATTCCGAGGTGTCTAGATGGCAAAATGCGATAAAAATGGCAACAATGTAAGCTAATTCCCGTTCTTTTCCCCTATTGACACCAAAAGAACCATTTGCGTTCTGTCTGGGGGCATGCTACAATAAGTTTGGTCAGCGCCACATGTGGCGTTTCTCCTTCCGCGGAGGCCTCGGATCCCAGTCCGAGGTCTCTAAAACAACTCGCGGTCGGATCAGTCCGGCGTTGCGAGTTACGATAGATTTGGACCGAGGCCGTTTGGCTTCGGTCTCTTTTTTTCTGCCACTCCACTGTGGCGTTCCATACCATTCCGCTCCCCCTACCAGTTTGTCGTCGAAAACGTCCAGATCTCCACAGGCGGATACCACTTCCGGTTCTTCTCTTCCTCCATGTCGATATGCTGCCTATTGCCAGGGGTCTACGGTCAATGCGGCGCCAGCAACGATGTAGGCGCTACCGAGCCCCAGGCACTACCGAATTGCTGCTCAAGCGTTGGTGGTCCTCGTGTGGCAGGCATCTTGCCGGCCGAATGGTCCGAGCGCGAAGAGGCAGGCAGGATGCCTGCCACACGCTTGAGTACAAATAGACAAGCAAGTCTTGCGCTCGAAGCGCCAAGACAGCGAAAGCCGCCTAGAAAATTACGTCTGTGGCTTCGTCGGGTTTGATGGGGATGCGGACGACGAAGCGCGCTCCGCCTTCGCGTTGGTTGGCGTGTTGGATCGTGCCTTTGTGGGCGGTGATGATGCGGTGGGCGATGCTGAGGCCAAGGCCTGTTCCGCCTTCTTTCTTGGTGAAGAACGGTGTGAACAGATCTTCGCCGGAACCGAGGGCGATTCCGGGTCCGTTGTCGGCAATTTCGAAGACGATGTCATCGTGTTGCTGGTAGGCTTCAATAATGGCAAAGCCGCCTTCGGGAGCGGCCTCGATGGCGTTGTTGAGCA
This DNA window, taken from Candidatus Hydrogenedentota bacterium, encodes the following:
- a CDS encoding glycerol kinase: SGVFGTTSLFGPEIPVAGICGDQQSALFGQAAFNPSECKNTYGTGCFVLMNTGTKPIRSKHGLITTIAWGLDGKVEYALEGSVFIGGAVVQWLRDELKIIRSAEESESVAAEIPNNGGVYMVPAFVGLGAPHWNMHARGTIVGLTRGAGRAHIVRAALESISFQSADVLHSMEHDVGAQIPVLKVDGGAAKNNLLMQHQADVLGIPVVRGETIETTALGAAFLAGLGVGVWKGKDELRSTWKPEREFAPKWNAFERNSEVSRWQNAIKMATM